A stretch of Bradyrhizobium sp. AZCC 2262 DNA encodes these proteins:
- a CDS encoding YiaA/YiaB family inner membrane protein, whose translation MNQNSPHHSNAWVTFTYGSFGASAFLVAIGVYFLPVDLWIKGYLAMGIVMLIQSCVTLTKTVRDVHESSRFVNRIEDAKAERLLMEVSKAS comes from the coding sequence GTGAATCAGAATTCCCCGCATCACAGCAATGCCTGGGTCACCTTTACCTACGGATCGTTCGGCGCCTCGGCCTTCCTGGTCGCAATTGGCGTCTACTTTCTCCCGGTTGACCTCTGGATCAAGGGTTATCTCGCGATGGGCATCGTGATGCTCATTCAGTCCTGCGTCACCCTGACCAAGACGGTTCGAGACGTGCATGAGAGCAGCCGCTTTGTGAACCGCATCGAGGATGCCAAGGCCGAACGGCTGCTGATGGAAGTTTCCAAGGCTTCGTAG
- a CDS encoding SDR family NAD(P)-dependent oxidoreductase yields MPHPAMSPGNIAVITGGASGIGLAAATHFAAIGMKVCIADIGADRLAEAATQLASVAKGGVADIMTAPVDVSRFDDLAGLEAAVQKRFGGTDILMNNAGIGPDSNSFGPLENWQRILAVNLWGVIHGTQAFAAHMVERGRPGLIINTGSKQGITTPPGNPAYNVSKAGVKAQTEALQHELRNIPGCKISAHLMIPGHVFTALTARGRTEKPPGAWTAEQTVDFMIARIEAGDFYILCPDNDVPRPLDERRMLWAAGDIAENRPALSRWHPDYAEAFAKFVKGS; encoded by the coding sequence ATGCCCCATCCAGCCATGTCGCCCGGCAACATCGCCGTGATCACCGGAGGCGCGTCCGGCATCGGACTTGCCGCCGCCACACATTTCGCCGCCATCGGGATGAAGGTCTGCATTGCAGACATCGGGGCTGACCGGCTCGCCGAGGCGGCCACCCAACTGGCATCCGTCGCGAAGGGCGGCGTTGCCGATATCATGACCGCTCCCGTCGACGTCAGCCGCTTCGACGACCTGGCTGGCCTGGAAGCCGCCGTGCAGAAGCGGTTCGGCGGCACCGATATCCTGATGAACAATGCCGGCATCGGCCCCGACAGCAACAGTTTTGGCCCGCTGGAGAACTGGCAGCGCATTCTCGCGGTCAATTTGTGGGGCGTCATTCACGGCACGCAGGCCTTTGCCGCTCACATGGTCGAACGCGGGCGGCCCGGTCTCATCATCAACACCGGCTCCAAGCAGGGCATCACGACGCCGCCCGGCAATCCCGCCTACAACGTCTCGAAAGCCGGCGTGAAAGCGCAGACCGAGGCGCTGCAGCACGAGTTGCGCAACATCCCGGGTTGCAAGATCAGCGCGCATCTGATGATCCCCGGTCACGTCTTCACCGCGCTGACCGCGCGCGGCCGCACCGAGAAGCCACCGGGCGCCTGGACGGCCGAGCAGACCGTCGACTTCATGATCGCACGTATCGAGGCCGGCGATTTCTACATCCTCTGCCCCGACAATGACGTGCCGAGGCCGCTCGACGAGCGGCGCATGCTGTGGGCCGCCGGCGACATTGCGGAAAATCGCCCCGCGCTGTCGCGCTGGCATCCCGACTATGCGGAGGCATTTGCGAAGTTCGTGAAGGGCTCGTAG